A stretch of Glandiceps talaboti chromosome 18, keGlaTala1.1, whole genome shotgun sequence DNA encodes these proteins:
- the LOC144449374 gene encoding long-chain fatty acid transport protein 2-like — translation MQQLRRLASSKSRQQTLVDVFENHAQRNPNKTFLVYQDQRYSYGDIEKEANKVANAAREQNVQQEDIVALLINNEPAFIWTFLGLAKIGVTCALLNFNLRSKGLLHCFKISKAKTLIVGQGQQLTESVREILPDLRKEEIAVWVQGTNGNDLPGGVVSMDELTALASDQRSLPEYRNKITFQHSAVYIYTSGTTGLPKATKLSHYKLLAGGLLLSYFNVASSDVIYITMPLYHISALFIGMANALTAGATIVLRNKFSATHFWDDCRKYDVTVILYIGELFRYLLAKPKEANDCDNKVRLAVGNGLGSDIWEEVKERYNIPQIVETYGATEGNFGMMNVDNRVGSVGCWSPLLRSLCPIELVKYDYESAHPVRDESGRCIKVKTGETGLLVCPVTKTFPLEGYVDNKELTQKKILNNVFREGDLYYNTGDLLLQDEANYFYFKDRLGDTFRWKGENVATTEVAQTMSEFNGIQESSVYGVNIPGHDGKGGMAAITILDGFTMDCTGLYHHVTSRLPNYACPRFLRLKSAIPHTSTFKQRKVDLIHEGFDPSLINDPLFWMDSNSKSYIPLDHSTYLNIINGTARL, via the exons ATGCAGCAACTGCGAAGACTTGCGTCTTCGAAGTCACGACAGCAGACTCTAGTTGACGTCTTTGAAAATCATGCACAACGCAATCCAAACAAAACGTTCCTAGTGTACCAAGACCAGCGATACAGCTACGGAGACATCGAAAAGGAAGCCAACAAAGTTGCAAATGCTGCTCGGGAACAGAATGTACAGCAAGAAGACATTGTTGCACTGCTGATCAACAACGAACCTGCATTCATCTGGACTTTCCTTGGACTTGCTAAAATTGGTGTCACCTGCGCATTGCTCAACTTCAACCTGAGATCGAAAGGTCTTTTGCATTGCTTCAAGATCAGCAAAGCCAAGACCCTCATCGTCGGACAGG GCCAACAGCTAACGGAATCTGTAAGGGAAATTTTGCCAGATCTTCGTAAGGAGGAAATCGCTGTCTGGGTGCAAGGAACTAATGGTAACGATCTCCCAGGTGGTGTCGTTTCCATGGACGAGCTAACGGCACTTGCAAGCGACCAACGATCTTTACCAGAGTACCGCAACAAAATTACTTTCCAACACTCGGCTGTGTATATCTATACGTCAGGGACCACAG GTCTTCCCAAAGCAACAAAACTGTCACATTACAAGCTTTTAGCCGGGGGTCTTCTATTGTCGTATTTTAACGTCGCCTCGTCCGATGTCATCTATATCACTATGCCATTATACCATATATCTGCATTGTTTATTGGCATGGCTAATGCATTGACTGCCG GTGCAACGATAGTTCTTAGGAATAAATTCTCAGCCACCCATTTCTGGGACGACTGCCGTAAATATGATGTAACAGTAATATTGTATATTGGTGAATTGTTCCGGTACCTGCTGGCTAAACCAAAG GAAGCTAACGACTGTGATAACAAAGTACGTCTAGCTGTGGGTAATGGTCTAGGTTCAGATATATGGGAAGAAGTGAAGGAAAGATATAACATTCCTCAAATCGTTGAAACGTATGGTGCTACTGAAGGCAACTTTGGAATGATGAATGTAGACAACAGAGTTGGATCAGTCGGTTGCTGGTCACCACTGCTTAGG AGTCTTTGTCCGATTGAACTGGTCAAATACGATTACGAATCAGCTCATCCTGTCCGTGATGAGAGTGGTCGATGTATAAAAGTAAAAACAG GTGAAACCGGTTTGTTAGTTTGTCCAGTTACTAAGACCTTTCCTCTGGAAGGATACGTTGATAACAAGGAACTCACTCAGAAGAAAATCCTGAACAACGTGTTCCGTGAAGGCGATTTATATTACAATACTGGAGATCTCCTATTGCAAGACGAAGCCAACTATTTCTATTTCAAGGACCGTCTAGGTGACACATTCCG ATGGAAAGGAGAGAACGTTGCAACCACAGAAGTCGCGCAGACGATGTCTGAATTTAACGGGATCCAGGAAAGCAGTGTTTATGGAGTGAATATACCAG GACATGATGGTAAAGGTGGCATGGCGGCCATTACAATACTTGACGGTTTTACAATGGATTGTACCGGCTTATACCACCACGTGACATCCCGTCTGCCAAACTATGCATGTCCACGTTTCTTGCGTTTGAAGTCTGCAATTCCACACACCAGTACGTTCAAACAGAGAAAAGTTGATCTGATTCATGAAGGGTTTGATCCCAGTCTTATAAATGATCCCCTGTTTTGGATGGACAGCAACTCTAAAAGCTACATACCACTGGACCATTCGACATATCTCAATATCATCAACGGCACTGCCAGACTATGA